Within the Acinetobacter radioresistens DSM 6976 = NBRC 102413 = CIP 103788 genome, the region TGCGTATGGATGATCTGGACATTTATACTTCAATGAATCAGAGTTTAACCCAGCATTATTTAAAATATGAAAATGGCTTAATTGCGAAACAGCCTGTACATTTACAGGTACACCAACTCTCTAAAGACAGAATCAAGATTGAGGGAATTGCATACCGCAACCCGAATAATCGTAAAGAGACCCAAAACATTGCTTTTCTCGCTTACACCACTCCCGAGAACAAGCAGGAAATTATCGATAATGAACATGATTGTAAATATAATTTTAACTTTCAGAAAGCCTTGCTTACAGTAAGTTCACAGCAGAAAGGTTGTGAGCGATTCAACGGTATTTACCGTTTATACGACTAAACTTTGTAATTTCAGATTAATACTTAAATAAAAAAGCCCGGACTACTGAGACCGGACTTTATATTTCTAAAACTTATTAATCAATAGGCATTTCTGAAGCGCGACAGATTTCTGCACACTGCTCGCAGGCCTTAGCACAATGCTGGCAATGCTGATCTTCATGTGAACCACATTCTTCAGCACAACGTTCACATGCCTGAGCACATAGCGCCATCACATTGTCTAAAAGTGCCGAGCCTCTGATTTCATAGCTGATACAAAGACGGCATAGCTCCACACAATCTAAACAGCGACGGATACATTCACGCATCATGCCTACCATTTCTTCCTGCAAGCATTCTGCTGCACAGGTTTGACAAGCGATAATACATTCAGTACAGGCCCGAATTGAAGCAGAGGCCTGTGAATAAACCGGATTAGTCATTGTTTCATCTTGTTGTATTGGCACTTTCCACCTCATTCACTATTTATGAGCCTTTTAAGTATTTCAGGAATGCAGAAAAGGTAGAACCATCTACAGGTAATGAATTGTGCCTTTTTTTAAACAATGGGTAAGCTTATGAAATATTCAGCTGTAGTATCAAAATTTAAGAATAAAAATTAATCCATTGAATATAAATATAATAATACTAAGAAGAAGCTGTATTTTGAGATTCAATAATCAGCTTGGCCAGCTCAAGATCATCCGGATAAGTAATTTTTATATTGTCCGAACGCCCCATTACTACTTGAACAGGATATCCGGCATGTTCAATTGCACTGGCTTCATCAGTAATTGTGATCTGGTCGGCCAATGCTTTTTCAATCGCAGCTTTAAGCAATCCTAGTCTGGCAAGCTGTGGAGTCTGGGCTTGCCATAAGCATTCACGGCTTACTGTTCTGGTAATTTGCTGTTTATCAGATACCAGTTTTAAAGTATCCCGTACAGCTATAGCAAGAATAGCGCTACAGTTCTGTTTGATAGCGTTCTCAACCAGATTTTGCAAGCTGCTGAACTGGACACAGGGACGCGCTGCATCATGTACCAGTATCAGATCATCTTCATCAGCAATATTACTTAGATAATGGAGAGCATTGAGTACCGAATGCACCCTTTCTTGCCCACCCAGACAAAAGTGAGCTTTCTCAGCCTTTACTAAAGGTAAAGTTCGAGCAACATCATCATGTGCACTAACTGCAAGTACATATCCGGCTAAATCTAGCTGATTTAACCGACTAACCGTGTGTTCGAGTACAGTTTGCTGCCCAATTAACTGGTATTGTTTAAGTTCATGTTTAGAAAAACGGCTGCCTGAGCCAGCAGCAGGAATTACCGCCCAGAGTTTAGGGTATTTCGGTAACAGGATCTGGTTCTGACTCATTGGTTCTTAAATCAACCTTGGCATTAGGATCAATATAAATGGGTTTATATTGAGTACTGATTGTACTCATCTGTACAAAAGTTTCATGGGGCTTGATCAGACCGAGGTCTAAACGTGCATGTTCCTCAATGGCTTCAATACCATGTTTGAGGTCATACACTTCCGCTGCTAAAATGCGATTTCGCTCTTTTAATTCTTGATTAATATCAGCTTGTTGTTGGATTTGCTGAGTCAGAGTCTGATGAGGGAAATAGCCCCCCTCACCAAACCAGAAGCGGTACTGCAGCACGACAATCATAATGATTGCCAGTGCTAGCAATACTTTGCTCGAAATTGAACCGAAAACTTCTTTCATAAAAGCCATGAAAAGTTAGTTCAATCCTTTAAATTCAGCTTTACCACGGTAAACTGCTTTAGTAATTTCTTCAATACGTAGTAATTGATTATATTTTGCTACGCGGTCAGAACGGCAAAGTGAACCGGTTTTAATCTGGCCCGCTGCTGTACCTACGGCAAGATCTGCAATAGTAGAATCTTCAGTTTCCCCTGAACGGTGAGAAATTACAGTCGAGTAACCATTTGCTTTAGCAAGATAGATTGCGTCGAGTGTTTCGGTCAAAGTACCGATCTGGTTATATTTGATAAGGATAGAGTTAGCAACCTTCCCATTAATACCACGCTGTAGTATCTTCGGATTGGTTACAAACAGGTCATCACCTACTAACTGAATCTTGTCACCAAGAATAGAAGTCAGGTAAGACCAGCCTTCCCAGTCAGACTCGTCCAGGCCATCTTCAATCGAGATAATTGGATACTGATTTACCAGACCTGCAAGATAGTCAGCAAACTGGTTGCTGGTGAATGCCTTATTGCCCTCACCTGCAAGGATATATTGACCATCTTTATAGAATTCTGAAGATGCACAGTCCAGCGCCAGCATAATATCAGAACCAGCTTTATAGCCAGTTTGCTCAATTGCTGAAAGAATTACAGTGATTGCTTCTTCATTTGAACGAAGGTTTGGTGCAAAACCACCTTCATCACCTACTGCAGTATTTAAGCCTTGTTTCTTTAAAACTGATTTTAAAGAATGAAAAATTTCTGCACCAGCACGCAGGCTCTCAGCAAATGAGGTAAAGCCCACAGGTTCAATCATGAATTCCTGAATATCAACAGTGTTATCTGCATGAGCGCCACCATTTAAGATATTCATCATTGGAACAGGCATAGTCAAAGTTTTCTGGCCACGCAGGTCTGCAATGTATTGGAAAAGAGGAATTTTCTTTTCATCAGCAGCAGCACGGGCAGCGGCTAAAGATACAGCCAGAGTTGCGTTAGCACCTAGTTTTTCTTTATTTTCAGTACCATCTAAAGCGATCATTGTATTATCAATGTCTTTTTGTTCGAATACTGATTTACCCAATAAAGCATCACGGATTAAAGTATTAACATTATTAACCGCAGTTTGAACGCCTTTGCCCAAATAGCGTGCTTTATCGCCATCACGCAGTTCTAAAGCTTCACGAGAACCAGTTGAAGCACCAGATGGTGCACATGCACGGCCAACTACGCCGGATTCCAAGATTACATCAGCTTCGATGGTTGGGTTACCACGAGAGTCCAAAATTTCACGTGCACGGATGTCAACGATTTGGCTCATGAACAATTCCTCAGTTGAATGAATAACAAGATGCAAGCAGCAGCATCAATGGGTATCTAATTTTTTGAATCCTTTAACCAAAGTATCCAATTCTTTTAATTGTGCTAAAAATGGCTCTAGCTGGTTCAGACGCAACGCACATGGCCCATCACATTTGGCCAGTTCCGGGTCAGGATGTGCTTCCAGGAATAAACCCGCAAGTCCTGTAGCCATACCAGCACGTGCCAATGTGGCAATCTGGGCACGACGGCCGCCCGCAGAATCGGCACGGCCCCCTGGCGTTTGCAAGGCATGGGTTACATCAAAAAATACTGGAACATTCATTTCTTTCATAATGTCGAAGCCCAGCATATCAACCACAAGGTTGTTATAACCAAAAGCTGAACCACGTTCGCACAAGATCAGTTTGTCATTGCCGGCTTCCAGACATTTATGCAGAATATGACGCATCTCATGGGGTGCAAGAAACTGGGCTTTTTTAATGTTGATAATAGCTTGGGTTTTTGCCATAGCTTCAACTAGATCCGTCTGACGGCTCAGGAAAGCCGGCAGCTGGATAATGTCGGCAACTTCTGCAACAGGAGCCGCCTGATACGGCTCATGCACATCAGTGATGATCGGAACATTAAAGTGTTTTTTAATGTCACCTAACCACTCGATCCCTTTTTCCAGGCCCGGTCCACGAAAAGAATTCAGGCTTGAACGATTCGCCTTATCAAAACTGGCTTTAAAGACATATGGGATATCCAGACGTTTACAGATATCGACATAGGTTTCGGCAATTTCGAAAGCAAGATCTTTGGATTCAAGTACATTCATACCGCCGAATAATACAAACGGCAAATGATTTGCCATTTGTATATCGCCTAAACGTACAATTTCTTGTGGTTTTAGTAGTGCCATTTAAACTTCCTGGTTTATTTCCTGAACAGTCTTATTTACGCTTCTGATACTGCTGTTTCGCAGCCCCGATAAAGCTAGCAAATAATGGATGACCATCACGTGGTGAACTTGTAAATTCCGGATGGAATTGTACTGCAATAAACCAAGGATGCTCAGGGATTTCAACAGTTTCTACTAAATGCTGTAGTGCAGAATAGCCTGAGATTTTCATACCCGCCGCTTCAATCTGAGCAATAAAGTGATCGTTCACTTCATAGCGATGACGATGACGCTCGCTAATTTCAGCTGCAGCATAAATATCACGGATTTTAGTTCCTGCAACCAGTTCAGACTTTTGAGCACCTAAACGCATGGTGCCACCAAGATCAGATTCAAGACTACGCTGCTGAAGTTCA harbors:
- a CDS encoding A1S_1983 family putative colistin resistance protein is translated as MLLNTEFPHIKIIGSLFVATCLWSSMAVAQALQCTSDITAPALKRICSDKFDSERQMLNNKYLTAYLITDAPVRLLQDTHLTWLNRMQQCKSNDCFKQQFELRMDDLDIYTSMNQSLTQHYLKYENGLIAKQPVHLQVHQLSKDRIKIEGIAYRNPNNRKETQNIAFLAYTTPENKQEIIDNEHDCKYNFNFQKALLTVSSQQKGCERFNGIYRLYD
- a CDS encoding four-helix bundle copper-binding protein gives rise to the protein MTNPVYSQASASIRACTECIIACQTCAAECLQEEMVGMMRECIRRCLDCVELCRLCISYEIRGSALLDNVMALCAQACERCAEECGSHEDQHCQHCAKACEQCAEICRASEMPID
- the ispD gene encoding 2-C-methyl-D-erythritol 4-phosphate cytidylyltransferase, encoding MSQNQILLPKYPKLWAVIPAAGSGSRFSKHELKQYQLIGQQTVLEHTVSRLNQLDLAGYVLAVSAHDDVARTLPLVKAEKAHFCLGGQERVHSVLNALHYLSNIADEDDLILVHDAARPCVQFSSLQNLVENAIKQNCSAILAIAVRDTLKLVSDKQQITRTVSRECLWQAQTPQLARLGLLKAAIEKALADQITITDEASAIEHAGYPVQVVMGRSDNIKITYPDDLELAKLIIESQNTASS
- the ftsB gene encoding cell division protein FtsB — encoded protein: MKEVFGSISSKVLLALAIIMIVVLQYRFWFGEGGYFPHQTLTQQIQQQADINQELKERNRILAAEVYDLKHGIEAIEEHARLDLGLIKPHETFVQMSTISTQYKPIYIDPNAKVDLRTNESEPDPVTEIP
- the eno gene encoding phosphopyruvate hydratase is translated as MSQIVDIRAREILDSRGNPTIEADVILESGVVGRACAPSGASTGSREALELRDGDKARYLGKGVQTAVNNVNTLIRDALLGKSVFEQKDIDNTMIALDGTENKEKLGANATLAVSLAAARAAADEKKIPLFQYIADLRGQKTLTMPVPMMNILNGGAHADNTVDIQEFMIEPVGFTSFAESLRAGAEIFHSLKSVLKKQGLNTAVGDEGGFAPNLRSNEEAITVILSAIEQTGYKAGSDIMLALDCASSEFYKDGQYILAGEGNKAFTSNQFADYLAGLVNQYPIISIEDGLDESDWEGWSYLTSILGDKIQLVGDDLFVTNPKILQRGINGKVANSILIKYNQIGTLTETLDAIYLAKANGYSTVISHRSGETEDSTIADLAVGTAAGQIKTGSLCRSDRVAKYNQLLRIEEITKAVYRGKAEFKGLN
- the kdsA gene encoding 3-deoxy-8-phosphooctulonate synthase, whose protein sequence is MALLKPQEIVRLGDIQMANHLPFVLFGGMNVLESKDLAFEIAETYVDICKRLDIPYVFKASFDKANRSSLNSFRGPGLEKGIEWLGDIKKHFNVPIITDVHEPYQAAPVAEVADIIQLPAFLSRQTDLVEAMAKTQAIINIKKAQFLAPHEMRHILHKCLEAGNDKLILCERGSAFGYNNLVVDMLGFDIMKEMNVPVFFDVTHALQTPGGRADSAGGRRAQIATLARAGMATGLAGLFLEAHPDPELAKCDGPCALRLNQLEPFLAQLKELDTLVKGFKKLDTH